The following nucleotide sequence is from Dehalococcoidia bacterium.
CTCATTAGATAAGGAATTTACTGCTGAAGAAATTAGGAGATGGCAGCTATTAGAATTCTCAGATTCTTTACGCAAGCTTGTTTCTAGCTTAGCCTGATTAGTGCAAACCTCTGGTATCCTTCAACAATAAGACTTTGGAGAGACTATGACTGATTCACTAGGACGCCACGCTGTAGGAGTACCTACCCCTAGAGTTGACGGAATTGAAAAAACAACTGGCCGCGCAATTTATACCGCAGACATAAAGATGGATGGAGTACTTTTTGCAAAGACGCTTCGGAGTCCGTTTCCACATGCCAAAATTATTTCCATTGATATCTCTGCAGCACAGCAATTACCTGGTGTTTATGCGGTAGTTACTGGAGAAAATATATACCAGGGTGCACGACACGGACGTGCAGTGGTTGACGTTCCTGTTATAGCTCAAGGTCGCGTAAGGTTCATAGGAGAGCAGATTGCAGCAGTCGCTGCTGATGACGAAGAAACCGCACAAAAAGCTATAGAATTAATAAATGTTGAATACGAGGAGATTCCTGCAGTACTTGATATGGATGAAGCTATTGCTCAGGGCGCACCGTTGGTCCACGAAGATATGTTTGAAATAACTGGTTACCCTAAAGAAATCACTGAACCTAATAACATTTATACAGTTTTTGAATGGTCTAAAGGGGACATAGATGCAGGTATGTCCGAGGCTGATGTAATTGTGGAAAATACTTTTACAACTCCACGCCAGCATCAGGGCTATATTGAACCTCATTCTTGTTTGGTGGTTGCAGATAAATCGGGAAGAGTTGATGTTTGGGCTGGTAACAAATCTCCCCATCCTGGGAAGAAAATGGTTGCAATAGCTATTGGAGCTGAACCTGAGGAAGTAGTTTTCAACCCCGTTACTATTGGTGGGGATTTTGGTGGTAAAGGTTCTGCGATGAATATCCCTATTGCATGGATGCTCTCTACGTTAACAGGCAGGCCTATAAAAGCAGTATTTGATTATTCAGAAGATCTAACATCGGCTAACCCGAGACATGCTTCAAGAGTGACAATGCGGACAGGTGCCAAAAAAGACGGCACAATAGTTGCGCACGAAGCTTTAGTTGAATATGACAGCGGTGCATATGCTGGATTTAAGCCAGGTGGTCACCTGCAAGGAGCAAGCGCTGCTGCTGGCCCATACAAAATTGCCAATACTAAAATAATTGAGCATCAAATCTACACCAATAATGTTCCATGTGGCTTCATGAGAGGACCTGGTGAACCGCAAGCAATGTTCGCGGTAGAGTCACAGATGGACTGCCTCGCTGAAAAATTAGGAATGAATCCAGTTGATTTTCGTCGCAAAAATTTAATTAACCAAGGTGATGAAGACTCACTTGGAACCGTTTTTGAAGGGGTAAGATCAATCGAGACATTTGAGTCTGCTCTTCGAGTTTCTAATTTTACGGATCCTTTGCCTTCTGACGATCGATTTGCATATGGACGAGGAGTAGCAATTGGAGAGCGTGTACAGGCTGGGGGCGAAACGCATGCCGGTGTTACTATGAAGGCTGATGGTTCAGTCACAGTTCATACTTCTGTATTCGAGCAAGGTACTGGTTCTTATACAATTATGCAGCAGATTGTTGCAGACGAATTACGACTCCCTATTGAAAAAGTTGAAGTGGCCGTCTGGGATACCGCTAGTACTTCATTCGATTCAGGAATTGGCGGGGCTCGTGTCACCAGAATGGGCAGTGCTGCAGTATGGAACGCGGCTCAAGCAGCTAAGCAAGAATTATATAAATTGGCCTCGGATATCCTTGGAT
It contains:
- a CDS encoding xanthine dehydrogenase family protein molybdopterin-binding subunit yields the protein MTDSLGRHAVGVPTPRVDGIEKTTGRAIYTADIKMDGVLFAKTLRSPFPHAKIISIDISAAQQLPGVYAVVTGENIYQGARHGRAVVDVPVIAQGRVRFIGEQIAAVAADDEETAQKAIELINVEYEEIPAVLDMDEAIAQGAPLVHEDMFEITGYPKEITEPNNIYTVFEWSKGDIDAGMSEADVIVENTFTTPRQHQGYIEPHSCLVVADKSGRVDVWAGNKSPHPGKKMVAIAIGAEPEEVVFNPVTIGGDFGGKGSAMNIPIAWMLSTLTGRPIKAVFDYSEDLTSANPRHASRVTMRTGAKKDGTIVAHEALVEYDSGAYAGFKPGGHLQGASAAAGPYKIANTKIIEHQIYTNNVPCGFMRGPGEPQAMFAVESQMDCLAEKLGMNPVDFRRKNLINQGDEDSLGTVFEGVRSIETFESALRVSNFTDPLPSDDRFAYGRGVAIGERVQAGGETHAGVTMKADGSVTVHTSVFEQGTGSYTIMQQIVADELRLPIEKVEVAVWDTASTSFDSGIGGARVTRMGSAAVWNAAQAAKQELYKLASDILGWPEDAMEIQGSQLKRTDTEEEIEWATIATRTGSPIIGLGDVQDSAKNPYTSFTVQVAEVSVDKESGQVKLLSVTTAHDTGTILNPIGHQGQINGGLVQGIGFGLQEELTVEDGRVTTASFADYKMPTIADIPELRTVLLEEGPGGGWGPYQVKGIGEQSNSQTAPAIANAVADAVGVRVRDLPVTAEKVYKALNS